The Siniperca chuatsi isolate FFG_IHB_CAS linkage group LG9, ASM2008510v1, whole genome shotgun sequence genome includes a region encoding these proteins:
- the fabp10a gene encoding fatty acid-binding protein 10-A, liver basic — MDFSGTWQVYSQENYEEFLRAMELPADVIKMAKDIKPITEIKQNGNDFVVTSKTPGKTVTNSFTIGKEADITTMDGKKIKCVVNLEGGKLVCKTGKFCHIQELKGGEMVETLTMGSTTLIRKSKKM, encoded by the exons ATGGATTTCAGTGGAACATGGCAGGTCTACTCCCAGGAGAATTACGAGGAGTTCCTCAGGGCCATGG AACTTCCAGCAGACGTCATCAAGATGGCCAAGGACATCAAGCCAATCACTGAGATCAAGCAGAATGGCAATGACTTTGTTGTCACCTCCAAGACCCCTGGAAAGACTGTGACCAACTCCTTTACCATCGGCAAGGAGGCTGATATCACCACCATGGATGGCAAGAAGATTAAG TGCGTTGTCAATCTGGAGGGTGGCAAACTAGTCTGCAAAACCGGCAAGTTCTGCCACATCCAAGAGCTCAAGGGAGGAGAGATGGTTGAG ACTTTGACCATGGGCTCAACAACTCTCATCCGGAAGAGCAAAAAGATGTAA